One Ascaphus truei isolate aAscTru1 chromosome 9, aAscTru1.hap1, whole genome shotgun sequence genomic region harbors:
- the SORT1 gene encoding LOW QUALITY PROTEIN: sortilin (The sequence of the model RefSeq protein was modified relative to this genomic sequence to represent the inferred CDS: deleted 1 base in 1 codon; substituted 1 base at 1 genomic stop codon), producing MMGPYGELLLLFLLILGLSRAAPPPDRLDAPVPRAQTVRPREGTGGARARRSLELSPQSGEKCGEPGVFQGLLSNDTHTCSFDLSGELTLVWVGDGTGVILVLTTFSVPLLIMTYAQSKLYRSDDYGKTFQDITSLINNTYIRSDFGMGIGPENSGRVILVGDVSGGSIGGRIFRSSDFAQTFVRTDLLFHPLLPVSYNPGNASCLLLLSIDFGLWVSRNFGASWEEIHQSVCSARWGIGDTIFFTTAINGSCKAEFRSLALKKTSDYGRTFRLLSDRVHSFGLWGLFLLASVMTEEGGMSRRIHVSQDQGVTWNVAQLPSVTHEQFYSVLAATDDMVFIHVDDQGDTGCGTIYTSDDRGIVYSKSLERHLYTMTGGETDFTNVTSLRGVFITSVLSDDHSIHSVITFDQGGEWSPLRKPENTKCDSTARDREQCSLHIHAQYSMSQKLQVPMPPLSEPNAVGIVIAHGSVGDAVSVSRPGVYLSDDGGYSWSLVLDGPHHYAILDSGGLIVAIEQSDQPVNSIKFSTDEGQCWFSYTFSSDTVLFTGLASEPGARSLNVTVWGVXAWLSAARLEVVHHRPSPPLLGRSCEEEDYIKWLAHSSYSSSSSVGCVLGYKEQYRRLRKSSVCQNGRDYRVSSQPNQCPCTLEDYMCDFGYFRKENESECVEQQELQGHELELCVNGEEEQLTTKGYRKIPGDKCVGGVSPVRTEADMKRKCTSDLLIPTARVAPPSSVPVIFSVVIVLLVAVAAAVLIVKKYVCGGRFLVHRYSVLQQHLDTQGDEQLDTGLGVPRRGSGYHDDSDEDLLE from the exons ATGATGGGACCCTACGGTgagctgctcctcctcttcctgctgATCCTCGGCCTGTCCCGGGCCGCCCCTCCTCCGGACCGACTGGACGCACCGGTACCGAGAGCCCAGACTGTGCGGCCCCGGGAGGGGACGGGCGGAGCCCGGGCACGGAGGAGCCTGGAGCTCTCCCCCCAATCCGGCGAGAAGTGCGGGGAACCGGGGGTCTTCCAGGGCCTGCTGAGCAACGACACCCACACG TGTTCGTTTGACCTGAGTGGGGAGCTGACTCTGGTGTGGGTCGGAGATGGAACTGGG GTCATCCTGGTGCTCACAACATTCAGTGTGCCTCTGCTCATCATGACTTATGCACAATCAAAGCTGTACAGGAG CGACGATTATGGGAAGACTTTCCAGGACATCACATCTCTTATCAACAACACGTACATACGCTCTGACTTTGGCATGGGCATCGGGCCTGAGAACTctgggagg GTGATTCTGGTTGGGGACGTGTCCGGAGGGAGCATAGGGGGTCGCATCTTCAGATCCTCAGACTTTGCACAGACTTTTGTTCGGACGGATCTGCTCTTccaccctctgctgccagtgTCCTACAACCCGGGGAACGCCAGCTGCCTGCTGCTGCTCagcatagat TTTGGTTTGTGGGTCTCCAGAAACTTTGGAGCATCGTGGGAGGAAATCCACCAGTCCGTGTGCTCCGCCCGATG GGGAATTGGAGACACAATCTTCTTTACGACAGCCATCAACGGCTCCTGCA AAGCAGAATTCCGGTCACTGGCACTGAAGAAGACGTCAGATTACGGGCGCACGTTCCGGCTGCTGAGTGACCGTGTGCACTCGTTTGGACTGTGGGGTCTCTTCCTGCTGGCCTCTGTCATGACGGAAGAG GGCGGAATGAGCAGACGGATCCACGTATCTCAGGATCAGGGTGTCACGTGGAATGTGGCGCAGCTACCGTCCGTGACACACGAGCAGTTCTACTCGGTGCTGGCAGCCACTGATGACATGGTGTTTATCCACGTGGACGATCAAGGGG acacaggATGTGGCACCATATACACGTCAGATGACCGTGGCATCGTATATTCCAAGTCCCTGGAGCGGCATCTTTACACCATGACAGGAGGAGAGACCGATTTCACCAACGTGACATCCCTGCGTGGAGTCTTCATCACCAGCGTGCTGTCTGATG ATCACTCCATCCACTCTGTGATCACCTTTGatcagggaggtgagtggagcccACTCAGGAAGCCGGAGAACACAAAGTGCGACTCAACCGCCAGAGACAGAGAGCAG tgcagtctgcatatacacgctcAGTATAGTATGTCGCAGAAGCTGCAGGTCCCGATG CCCCCGCTGTCTGAGCCCAATGCTGTGGGGATCGTCATCGCACACG GCAGTGTGGGGgacgctgtgtcagtctctcgcCCCGGGgtctacctttctgatgatggcgggtACTCGTGGAGCCTCGTGCTGGATGGGCCGCATCACTACGCAATCCTGGACTCGGGGGGGCTGATCGTAGCCATAGAGCAAAGTGACCAACCTGTCAACTCCATAAA GTTCTCCACAGATGAGGGACAGTGCTGGTTTTCTTACACCTTCTCCAGTGATACTGTCCTGTTCACTGGTTTAGCTTCCGAGCCGGGTGCTCGCTCTCTGAATGTCACAGTTTGGGGGGTATGAGCCTGGCTTAGTGCAGCACGTCTGGAGGTCGTACACCAtcgaccttcaccccccctgctggGGCGCAGCT GTGAGGAGGAGGATTACATTAAGTGGCTGGCACACTCCAGTTACTCTAGTTCCTCGTCAGTCGGTTGCGTGTTGGGGTACAAGGAGCAGTACCGGCGTCTGCGTAAATCGTCCGTGTGTCAGAACGGCCGCGACTACAGAGTGAGCAGTCAACCCAACCAGTGTCCGTGCACGCTGGAGGACTACATgtg TGATTTTGGATACTTCCGTAAGGAGAATGAGTCTGAGTGTGTGGAGCAGCAGGAGCTTCAGGGCCATGAGTTGGAGCTGTGTGTGAACGGAGAGGAGGAGCAGCTCACGACTAAAGG ATATCGGAAGATTCCTGGAGATAAGTGCGTTGGAGGAGTGAGCCCCGTGCGCACGGAGGCGGACATGAAGAGGAAGTGTACAAGTGACCTGCTGATCCCAACAGCGCGG gtTGCTCCCCCCAGCTCAGTCCCAGTCATTTTCTCTGTTGTTATTGTTCTGCTGGTCGCTGTTGCAGCCGCTGTCCTGATCGTCAAGAAATACGTCTGCGGGGGGAG gttCCTGGTGCACCGATACTCTGTCCTGCAGCAGCACTTGGACACACAAGGGGACGAGCAGCTGGACACAGGCCTGGGGGTACCGCGGAGGGGCAGCGGTTACCATGACGACTCGGATGAg gatCTCTTGGAGTGA